One part of the Chryseobacterium sp. 7 genome encodes these proteins:
- a CDS encoding DUF4268 domain-containing protein, whose protein sequence is MFSKQEAQQLKKEFWTAFGRSFPRKWILYDTKIKDMAFKFSADNKKAEVSLDIEMKDEIFRNAYYEKIWSLEDILKDFIGDFHKEEYFTLENGKVISRIWIEKHGVSVFNKNTWQETFEFFIDKMDGFERFYYEYEDFIKDI, encoded by the coding sequence ATGTTCAGTAAACAAGAGGCACAGCAATTAAAAAAGGAATTTTGGACTGCTTTTGGAAGATCATTTCCCCGAAAATGGATTCTATATGATACCAAAATCAAGGATATGGCATTTAAATTTTCTGCAGACAACAAAAAAGCAGAAGTTTCTCTGGATATTGAAATGAAGGACGAAATTTTCCGAAATGCCTACTACGAGAAGATCTGGTCTTTGGAAGATATTTTAAAAGATTTCATTGGAGATTTTCATAAAGAAGAATATTTTACCTTAGAAAACGGCAAGGTTATCAGCAGAATATGGATAGAAAAACATGGTGTTTCTGTTTTTAATAAAAATACCTGGCAGGAAACTTTCGAGTTTTTTATAGACAAAATGGATGGCTTTGAGAGGTTTTACTACGAATATGAAGACTTTATAAAAGATATTTAA